From Bacteroidota bacterium:
GAACGCCTTGAAGCGCGGATGTACGCTGGACAACGGGTGGCGCGGCCTTTTGCACACCTGGGTGCAGCCTGGCAGCAAGTCCGGTTGCGTCTCGCTCCCTATTTTTCGCCACGCCCTGCATACATGCAGTGGGGCACTGCCCTGGCGTTGGTCCTGCTTGGTGTATTTATCGGCCGGCAATGGCAAGACAATCCAACTGCCGTCCCGCTTGCCCCGGCGCCGGCACAGACCGATCCGTTGCTCCAGCCCGCACAACTCTCTGAAAAGACACACCAATACCTGGACCGGTCCAAAGTCCTTTTGCTTGGGCTCGTGAATTTTGACGTCGACGAAGATGATCCGGCATTCATAAACCTTGAGCACAAACAGATCCTCGCCAATGAGTTGGTCCAGGAAGCTGCGCTGCTTAAAAACGAATTGTCGGAAAATCGCGAGCAGCAGCTTTCTGCGCTTGTCGAAGAACTAGAACTGATCCTCCTGCAAATTGCAAACCTTGAGTTACAGCAAGACGTGCCTTCCATCGAACTCATCCAGCGCGGTGTAGATCGTGGGGCCTTGTTGCTGAAGATCAACCTGGAAAAAATGAAACTATCCGAACGCGAAGCGCCGGCGCCGGCAAAAACCGCGGACGAAGAACAGGCGGCCGGATTCCTGATGCTTTAACAGGCAACCGGTACTGCTATCTATCAACAGTATTTCATCGAACGAGAAAAATGATGCAAAACAGAACAATGATATGGCTTGTTGCCGGCATGGCTTGCCTGCTCATGGTGAAGCCGGCAACTGCGCAAACAGACGCGGCAGAAGCATACAGCAAAGCCTATGAATTGCTTATTGCTTCCCAATACAATGCCTCAAACTCGGCGTTCTCCGAGTTTATGGATGATTATCCCGACAGCAAATGGAAGGATGATGCCACCTACTGGACTTGCCATCTGAAGGAAAAGATGGAAGAAGATGCGGAAGACGCGTTTGAATGTTATGCGATGTTTGTAGATGATCATTCGCGCAGTAAGTGGGTGGACGATGCAAAAGCCAACCTGATTCGGATTGGCCGGCAACTGGCTGCCGAAGGAAAGCCCGGGTATGCCAAGCAGTTAACCGCCATGCAGAAGGGGGACGACGAAGAGGTGGCCCTTTCGGCACTCTATGCATTGCAAAATATCGGCGATGAGCGGGCCTTTGAGACCATTATGGAACTGTACAAGCGTTCTGACAGCGCTGACCTTCGGGGCCGCATTGTGTATATCCTCGGGAATTTTGATACCGATGCCGTTGTTGAGCAATTGGCAATGATTGCAAGAGAGGATGCCTCAGAGTCGGTACGCAAAAATGCGGTTTACGCCCTTGGCAACAGAGGCGGAAGGGCTGCTTCTGAATCGCTGATGGAAGTTGTGGAAGATGGTACCAACGAAGAAGTGCAGAAAGCAGCACTCTATGCGCTCGGCAACGCTGATGAATCTGGTATATCTGCGTACCTGATGTCTGTTGCTACTTCTACCCAAAATGTAGAACTGGGGCGTGCAGCAACCTATGCTTTGAGCAACACGGGAAGTGCCGGGGCTTCGGATGCCCTTGAGGCGTTGTTGAAGACCACAACCGCTCTGGTTGAAGTGCGAAAAGCAGCGTTGTATGCGCTCGGTAACCACGACAGTGAGTCATCGCTCATGACCTTGCGAGATGTTGCCATCAATGGTGACGAAAAGGTATTACGCAAAGCGGCTGTTCACGCGATGGGGAACCATGACCGTGCCAGCAACATGCTGCGCCAGGTATATGAAGGCATTGCTGAACGTGAGCTCAAAGAAGCTGCGCTCTATGCCATTGGCAATACGGATGACGATGACGCTGCCGCCTATCTGAAAAAGATCGCAGTCTCTGAGACGAATGAAGACCTTGCGCGGGTAGCCATGTATGCGCTTGCCAATAACACGAACGATGAAGAAGGTGATCTGATGGAAGTGTACGAGAAGGCGCGACACCTCGCCGTTAAAAAGGCAACGTTACATCGCCTTGCAGATTCACCAAATGCGCTGATGAAAATCCTGCGCACGAGTGATGACGCTGAAATCAGGCAGACAGCCGTCTATGCGCTGGGCAATGCCGGCGATGACGAGGTAGTCCCAACACTGCTCCAAATTGCGAAAGACGACGCAGATGTATCCGTTCGGAAAGCTGCTGTCAATGCACTCGGTAATATCGGGTCGGATGCAGCGCAAGAAGCCATTCTTAAGATCCTGAAAGAAGGGATTGGTCAAGACTAAAATTCAGGTACAAGTATATGAAATACAATTACTTAGGCACAATACTCGTGGCTTGCTTTATTGGATCGATGCTCGTGGTTGGTGGTGCGCAGGCTTGTAAACATTATCCATTCCTCACCGACTGGATGGGCGCCGGCTGCTGGCTCAATGACTCGCAGGATAAGGTGTTCAACGAGGCCGGCACACAGAACATCGCGCTGCACATCATGGACATGGCAGGCGTAGAGCCTGCGAATGGCAATGCCGATCTCTCCAAAGAAGCCATTTATGCGCTTGCACGCACGGGCACTGAAGATGCGGCAACCGTGCTGCGCGCCCTGGCGCTGACACATGCCTCGCTTGAAATCAGGAAAGCCGCCCTGTATGCGCTTGCAGAGTGTCTGGAAGATGAGGCCTTGCATAAAACGTACAGCGATATTGCCCAATATGGTGACGAACTTGAATTGCGCGTAGCCGCTGTACATCAACTCGGGCAATTGGATACGGATAGCGCTGTACCATTCCTCACAGATATTGCCCTCTCGCCTTACCCCTTGTCGCTTCGAAAAGCCGCCGTACATGCCCTACAGACAAACGACTCCGATGTAGCCCGGCAGGCGCTTTACAACATTCTCTCCAACACAGCTGCCGCCTTTGCAGGTTAGGTCACAGGTACGCCGAGGAATCAACCATGAAAACCGTTTTACATACCACAGCAACCCTTTTTCTTTTTCTGGTAGTCTGTGCCTTGCCGAATACGGGCATTGCCCAAAAAGTTAAAATCCATCCTGATGAAGATAAAGCACTCGCTGCACGCATGGATTGGGCCGCGCAGCAAAACGTGCGTGGAGATGGATACTGGGTGGGATACAATATCACCAAGTTTATGCGGCCGAATGTGTGGATGGGCAGCATTGGAGGCAAAAACTGGAGCCGGCGTAAGTCAATTTACGCATTGATTGGCCAGGAAGACCGCGAGCAGGAATTGCCCGACGAATTAAAGGAAGATCTCGGGTTTTCCATGAAAGGGACCATGCATTTTGGCAAGCATAAAAAAAACACAGATGTACGCGTTGCACGAGATATTGCGATCCTTATGTATGTCAAAAAGAACCGCAAGGGGCCTACAGACATTCACCTTTCCAATATGTCACTGGGCGTAGACCTCGAGAACCGCCCCTTGTTCTGGTTAGGGAAAGCGGGCGATGAAGAGAGCGCCACCATGCTTGAGGAAATGTACCACGCAACGTCGCACAACAGCATGAAGTCAGATTTGCTCGGTGCAATCAGCATCCACGAAAACAAGGCACGCCGGCTGGCTTTCCTCGCTCAGATCCTTGAGAACGAAAAAAGCCCGGATGTGCGTGAAGATACAGCGTTTTGGGTTGGGCAACTCGACTTGCCCGAAGGGCTGGCTGTATTGCAAAAAGTAATAGCAACCGATCCATCAATGGATGTGCGCGAACACGCAGTGTTTTCTATGTCGGAAATGTCGTCTGAGGAAGCGCTGGAAGCACTCATTGAACTCGCCAAGGACGGCCAGCAAAAGGTGGTTCGGAAGAAAGCTATTTTCTGGTTAAGTCAGCATGCCTCCAAAAACGCAATACAGGTAATCGAAGAGATTGTAATGGACGATAAAGACCTGGCAATACAGGAGCAAGCTGTGTTTGCGCTTTCACAGTTTCCAGCAGATGAGAGTGTGCCTCGCTTGATTGAAATTGCTGAAAATCATCAGAGCGTTGAGGTTCGGAAAAAAGCCATATTCTGGCTTGGGGATTCTGGTGATCCGCGCGCTGTGGATGCTTTGATTGCACTGGCCAGGCGGAAGAACTAGCTGGGCTGAAGGGCAAGCAAGGGCAACCCGGATAAGGGTAGTTATAGCCAACTTATCGGACAGATACGACTAACTGGTTGGGACAGAGCCGGCACACGTGGGGTGCCGGCTTTTGTCATACAGGCTGCGCTACAAGATGGCGGCGGATATTGGCAAACGTGTCTGCCCAACCCTTTTTGCAATCTTTGAGAAAAGAATCAGCGTCAGCTGTATCGGGGAAGCCAGCCTGGGTTACCGAAAGCACGGTACCATCAGGGTGGGGCGAAAGCCTGAAGTCCACAGAAAAGTCTGCTTCAAACGGGAGTGCTTCAGTTTTTGTGTGGTAACTGTACGAACTGAGGCGCATGCGCACGGCAGGTTCAAACGTCTCGATGGTCGCTGCGGAGATATAGTCCGGGTTGTCTTCGTCGGCTCCCCAGGCCGCACACCATGTACCACCCCGTTCCGGGTGCACTATAACCTGGGTTGCACCCCACCAGTCGCGTATTGCACTTGGGGTATGTAGCAGGCGGAATACATCAGCAGGCGATGCCGGCAGGATTTCTTCGTGTCTATGTGAACGCATTAAGCTATGAGGGATGTTGATGGAAAAACTGAAAATACCGTCTTTTTACAAAAGTTGCAGTACTGATTTGTGGGTCGATTTATCCAAGGAAAATTTCGGTCTGTAGCGAGGGGAGAAGGCTCAATAACGTTCGGGCGCAAACCGGTGTGCAAGGTGCCCGGTTGCAGCTTCCAGGTCGAGGTTTTGTACAAGGATGCCGGCCGTGCCATATGGCAAATGCGCAACACATTTTCCTGCTGGATCGATGAGGCTCGTGGCTGACTCCTGAAACGGTAATGCGTAGTTGACGCTTGCAAAGTATATGGTGTTTTCGATGCTACGCATCAGCATCGCCTTCTCGTAATACGGCGCCTCTGCTGCGCCCCACGTGGTTAATTGAACCCCTTGTTGCAGGCTACCGGTATGCTGCGGATGAAATACGATATGCGCCCCTTTGCGCGCTGCCCAGCGTACGGTTTCAGGGTATCGCCAGCCTTCATGACAAATGGCGATGCCAAATTTTAGTCCCCCTGTTTCGAACAGGTGCCGCTGCATTCCTGGTACGTAGTTGGCCTCTTCTGAAGGATCCAACTGGGTTTTAGCCTGAAAGCCAAGGGGCGCCCCCGTTGCATCAAACACATAAGCAACAATCTGATTACCTCTTGGCGTAAGTCGCTCCATGCCCATAATGGTGGCAAGCTGGAAGACTTTTGCCCAGTTGCGCACTTGATCGTATGCCCGGTCGTGTGCGGCCTGATCAAAATCGGGTACCTCAAAATCGAGGCCGCGCAATCCTGGGAGGTAGGCTTCCGGGAAGCAGATAAGTTGCACGTCCTGACGGGAAGCAGCTGACATCAAATCATGTACATGGCGTAGTCCGTCTTCAATAGAATGCGCTACTGTTGGCGACGCAAGGGCTATTTTCATGCAGTTCAGGTTGGGTTGATGTGTTAGTTGGCGGCAAGCCCGTGTTAAAGTAAAGCTACCGCAATGCGACAACAGCAGCAACAGGCAGGCGCGACAATTACACCTTAATTTATAATAACTCGCGCTATTGTAGTGATTGGTTAATTAATCGTTGGGTAGGCCGATACCTTTCACGTAAGTCATGTCCTGGTCAACCCTTTTTATTGTTGTTTAAGATGCGTTGTGTATCCTTAGTGTTAGCGCTATGCTGCCTCTTCTCCAGTGTCAGTGATCTTGTTGCGCAACTGGCACCGGGTGGTGTGGGGACGGGATTACAATTGTGGCTGAGAGCACAAGATTATCAGGTACAGACGCCGCCGGCAATATGGCAGCCACATGCCGGCGAATTGAATGCACCCATGCAGGAGAATCCCATGTGGATGCCGCTGCCCGGCGAGGCCGGCCGGCTGATCAATGGTAATCCGGTGGTTGCCTTTGATGGGGTGGATGATCATTTGCTTTTTCTTACCAATAGTTTTGATGCGTTGGTTGGTAATTTTGAAGCTTTCATTGTATACCATGTACCTGCGGCCGGCGGCGCGCTATTGGGTGGGCAAGATGGCGCTGATGTGCGGTTTTCGCTGGGCGCGGAGGGCCAGTTAATTACCGGGCGCGATACCCTTAGCCTTGTTGCTGATACAAGCACCCCGACCTTGTTACACGTACACCATTTTGGAACCCATTTGGCCGGCCGGATCAACGGCGCGGCATGGGACAGTGTCGCTGCATCTACATGGGATGCGATTACGGGCCCAGTTGCAATTGGACAGCAAGGCTTTTCAGGATTGTTACCACTGGAAGGAGGGATTGGCGAAGTAATCCTTTATAACCGACGCCTCGACGCCTTCGAAGCAGATCAGGTACAAACGTATCTGGCCGTCAAATACGGACTGACTATGGCGCGTAGCTACTACGCATCAGATAGTGCGCAGGTGTGGAGTCAGTTTGGTCATCCGGAAAATGCATTTAATGTAGCCGGCATTGGTAGGGATGATGCCGCAGGTTTGCTGCAAACTGCCTCTCGGTCTGTGTTGCCGGCAGCAATTGTAAGCATGCGGGCAACCGGAGCACTTCCCGATCTTGCCTATCTAATCTGGGGAAGTTCTGATAGTACGCTGAACGAACGGCCAGCCGTGATAAATGGCGAGCCGGTTAGTGTGTTGCGCCGGCAGTGGCATATCCACAAAAGAAAAGAACCCGGTCCGATTGAAGTGACGTTTGACTTGCGAGATGCAATCGTCAGCGGCGCTGTGTCGGCTGATTATTGGCTTGTGCTTGACCAGGACGAAGATCCTGCCAACGGCATACGGAGTGCGTATCCAGCAGCAGTTGTAGATTCCGATAGCATTGTTTTTTCAGGTCTTCACTTTGAAGATGATGACTTCATGAGCTTAATCACGCACAACCCGGGACGTAACATCATCAATGTAGCCTTGGCCACGGAAGCGCAGCCCCGGGAAGTGCAGTTGAATAGTGCATATCCCAATCCCTTTGTTTCACAAACCCGTATCCAGTACACCCTTCCTCGACCAAATCATACGCGAGTAAGGCTTATCGATTTGCTGGGGCGAACCGTTCGGGTGATGCAAGATAGTTGGCAGCCGGCTGGTATCTATACCTTATCCATCAACAGAGGCCAATTACCTGCGGGCGTTTACTATGTGCAACTAAAAGCAGGCCCTACCCAGATAGTGCGACAAGTTACCATTTTGCGATAAAAGTCCTGG
This genomic window contains:
- a CDS encoding carbon-nitrogen hydrolase family protein — its product is MKIALASPTVAHSIEDGLRHVHDLMSAASRQDVQLICFPEAYLPGLRGLDFEVPDFDQAAHDRAYDQVRNWAKVFQLATIMGMERLTPRGNQIVAYVFDATGAPLGFQAKTQLDPSEEANYVPGMQRHLFETGGLKFGIAICHEGWRYPETVRWAARKGAHIVFHPQHTGSLQQGVQLTTWGAAEAPYYEKAMLMRSIENTIYFASVNYALPFQESATSLIDPAGKCVAHLPYGTAGILVQNLDLEAATGHLAHRFAPERY
- a CDS encoding HEAT repeat domain-containing protein — encoded protein: MKYNYLGTILVACFIGSMLVVGGAQACKHYPFLTDWMGAGCWLNDSQDKVFNEAGTQNIALHIMDMAGVEPANGNADLSKEAIYALARTGTEDAATVLRALALTHASLEIRKAALYALAECLEDEALHKTYSDIAQYGDELELRVAAVHQLGQLDTDSAVPFLTDIALSPYPLSLRKAAVHALQTNDSDVARQALYNILSNTAAAFAG
- a CDS encoding T9SS type A sorting domain-containing protein, whose translation is MRCVSLVLALCCLFSSVSDLVAQLAPGGVGTGLQLWLRAQDYQVQTPPAIWQPHAGELNAPMQENPMWMPLPGEAGRLINGNPVVAFDGVDDHLLFLTNSFDALVGNFEAFIVYHVPAAGGALLGGQDGADVRFSLGAEGQLITGRDTLSLVADTSTPTLLHVHHFGTHLAGRINGAAWDSVAASTWDAITGPVAIGQQGFSGLLPLEGGIGEVILYNRRLDAFEADQVQTYLAVKYGLTMARSYYASDSAQVWSQFGHPENAFNVAGIGRDDAAGLLQTASRSVLPAAIVSMRATGALPDLAYLIWGSSDSTLNERPAVINGEPVSVLRRQWHIHKRKEPGPIEVTFDLRDAIVSGAVSADYWLVLDQDEDPANGIRSAYPAAVVDSDSIVFSGLHFEDDDFMSLITHNPGRNIINVALATEAQPREVQLNSAYPNPFVSQTRIQYTLPRPNHTRVRLIDLLGRTVRVMQDSWQPAGIYTLSINRGQLPAGVYYVQLKAGPTQIVRQVTILR
- a CDS encoding HEAT repeat domain-containing protein, yielding MKTVLHTTATLFLFLVVCALPNTGIAQKVKIHPDEDKALAARMDWAAQQNVRGDGYWVGYNITKFMRPNVWMGSIGGKNWSRRKSIYALIGQEDREQELPDELKEDLGFSMKGTMHFGKHKKNTDVRVARDIAILMYVKKNRKGPTDIHLSNMSLGVDLENRPLFWLGKAGDEESATMLEEMYHATSHNSMKSDLLGAISIHENKARRLAFLAQILENEKSPDVREDTAFWVGQLDLPEGLAVLQKVIATDPSMDVREHAVFSMSEMSSEEALEALIELAKDGQQKVVRKKAIFWLSQHASKNAIQVIEEIVMDDKDLAIQEQAVFALSQFPADESVPRLIEIAENHQSVEVRKKAIFWLGDSGDPRAVDALIALARRKN
- a CDS encoding SRPBCC domain-containing protein: MRSHRHEEILPASPADVFRLLHTPSAIRDWWGATQVIVHPERGGTWCAAWGADEDNPDYISAATIETFEPAVRMRLSSYSYHTKTEALPFEADFSVDFRLSPHPDGTVLSVTQAGFPDTADADSFLKDCKKGWADTFANIRRHLVAQPV
- a CDS encoding HEAT repeat domain-containing protein, with the translated sequence MMQNRTMIWLVAGMACLLMVKPATAQTDAAEAYSKAYELLIASQYNASNSAFSEFMDDYPDSKWKDDATYWTCHLKEKMEEDAEDAFECYAMFVDDHSRSKWVDDAKANLIRIGRQLAAEGKPGYAKQLTAMQKGDDEEVALSALYALQNIGDERAFETIMELYKRSDSADLRGRIVYILGNFDTDAVVEQLAMIAREDASESVRKNAVYALGNRGGRAASESLMEVVEDGTNEEVQKAALYALGNADESGISAYLMSVATSTQNVELGRAATYALSNTGSAGASDALEALLKTTTALVEVRKAALYALGNHDSESSLMTLRDVAINGDEKVLRKAAVHAMGNHDRASNMLRQVYEGIAERELKEAALYAIGNTDDDDAAAYLKKIAVSETNEDLARVAMYALANNTNDEEGDLMEVYEKARHLAVKKATLHRLADSPNALMKILRTSDDAEIRQTAVYALGNAGDDEVVPTLLQIAKDDADVSVRKAAVNALGNIGSDAAQEAILKILKEGIGQD